From Arachis stenosperma cultivar V10309 chromosome 2, arast.V10309.gnm1.PFL2, whole genome shotgun sequence, one genomic window encodes:
- the LOC130961120 gene encoding uncharacterized protein LOC130961120, with protein sequence MIVAMDLNASPVPEEDEDIFEGHVVEEYHAPEERVESAVDIARREREERKQRLKRERSDDRPGHLSQSRGYDQLFQTKALKSYDKSRLPPGWLDCPSFGQEIFGMIPSKVPLGESFNDCIAPGKRYSFKQVIHQMRVLGRKLGLVIDLTNTTRYYPVSDLKKEGIKHVKIQCRGRDSVPDNLSVNQFVYEVTQFVSRQKHSKKYILVHCTHGHNRTGYMIIHYLMRTTSMSVTQAIKIFSDARPPGIYKPDYIDALYAFYHEKKPEMVNCPPTPEWKRSSELDLNGEAVPDDDDDGEPVPHLNENHETDTRLTNDDVLGDEIPSDQQDAFRQFCYQTLKLGVGPRGHAQFPGSHPVSLNRENLQLLRQRYYYATWKADGTRYMMLITMDGCYLIDRNFNFRRVQMRFPCRGTEGLGEKTHHFTLLDGEMIIDTLPDSHKQERRYLIYDLMAINQVSVIERPFYERWKMLEKEVIEPRNTERQHIFQSRNPYYRYDLEPFRVRRKDFWLLSTVSKLLKEFIKKLSHEADGLIFQGWDDPYVPRTHEGLLKWKYAELNSVDFLFEVDDDHQLLFLYERGKKKLMDGNRVAFGDDSDPADYSGKIIECSWNSDNQEWVFLRVRTDKSTPNEFNTYRKVMRSIKDNITEEDLLNEINEIIRLPMYADRIKADSKATQHAIMARRNR encoded by the exons ATGATAGTTGCTATGGACTTGAATGCATCGCCAGTCCCTGAGGAAGATGAAGATATCTTTGAGGGACATGTTGTCGAAGAGTACCATGCACCAGAGGAACGTGTTGAAAGTGCAGTTGACATAGCACGCCGG GAGCGCGAAGAGAGAAAACAACGATTGAAGAGAGAACGCTCTGATGACAGACCTGGGCATTTATCACAGTCACGTGGATATGATCAGTTGTTTCAAACTAAGGCCCTTAAATCATATGATAAAAGTAGGCTTCCACCAG GTTGGTTGGATTGCCCTTCATTTGGCCAGGAAATTTTTGGTATGATACCTTCTAAGGTTCCACTTGGTGAATCATTCAACGACTGCATTGCTCCTGGTAAAAGATACTCATTTAAACAAGTGATACATCAGATGAGAGTCTTAGGGAGAAAA CTGGGCTTGGTAATTGATTTGACAAATACTACTCGGTACTATCCAGTGTCAGATTTAAAGAAAGAGGGTATTAAGCATGTAAAG ATCCAATGCAGGGGGCGCGATTCAGTACCTGATAATTTGTCTGTGAATCAATTTGTCTATGAG GTCACACAATTTGTATCACGTCAAAAACACTCAAAGAAGTATATACTTGTTCACTGTACTCATGGACATAATCGTACTGGATACATGATTATCCATTATCTAATGCGTACTACATCAATGTCTGTTACTCAG gcaataaaaatattttctgatGCACGCCCTCCAGGAATCTACAAACCTGATTACATTGATGCATTGTATGCATTTTATCATGAAAAAAAGCCTGAAATGGTAAATTGTCCTCCTACTCCAGAATGGAAGAGATCTTCTGAACTTGATCTCAACGGTGAAGCAGTtccagatgatgatgatgatggagaaCCAGTCCCCCATTTGAAT GAGAACCATGAGACAGACACACGGTTGACAAATGATGATGTTTTGGGAGATGAGATACCTTCTGATCAGCAGGATGCATTCCGGCAGTTCTGTTATCAAACACTTAAATTGGGTGTTGGG CCCAGGGGACATGCACAATTTCCAGGTTCACATCCAGTTTCTCTTAACAG GGAGAATTTGCAGTTGTTACGACAACGTTATTATTATGCAACATGGAAAGCTGATGGTACAAGATATATGATGCTAATAACGATGGATGGGTGTTACTTAATTGATAGAAATTTCAACTTTCGAAGGGTCCAAATGAGGTTTCCCTGCAGGGGTACAGAG GGTTTGGGCGAGAAGACCCATCACTTCACATTACTTGATGGTGAGATGATTATAGATACATTGCCAGATTCACATAAGCAGGAGAGAAGATACCTTATATATGATCTGATGGCAATCAACCAAGTATCAGTGATAGAG CGACCCTTCTATGAACGGTGGAAGATGCTTGAGAAAGAAGTAATTGAACCTAGAAATACAGAAAGGCAACATATTTTCCAGAGCAGGAACCCTTACTACAGATATGACCTGGAACCATTTAGG GTGAGGAGGAAAGATTTTTGGTTGCTCTCTACTGTCAGTAAGCTTTTAAAGGAATTCATTAAAAAGCTTTCACATGAGGCAGATGGTCTCATATTTCAG GGCTGGGACGATCCATATGTACCACGAACTCATGAGGGCCTGCTAAAATGGAAATATGCGGAGCTGAATTCAGTTGATTTTCTCTTTGAG GTCGATGATGATCACCAGCTACTTTTTCTCTATGAACGTGGAAAGAAGAAACTAATGGATGGGAATAGGGTTGCATTTGGAG ATGATTCAGATCCTGCTGATTATTCTGGAAAGATCATAGAGTGCTCTTGGAATTCTGATAATCAGGAATGGGTATTCTTGCGAGTGAGGACAGATAAATCAACTCCGAACGAGTTTAATACATACAGGAAG GTTATGCGAAGTATTAAAGATAACATCACTGAGGAGGACTTGTTGAACGAAATAAATGAGATAATTCGCCTTCCCATGTATGCTGACCGTATAAAAGCCGACAGTAAAGCCACTCAGCATGCTATTATGGCAAGGCGAAATCGGTGA